One region of Peromyscus eremicus chromosome 4, PerEre_H2_v1, whole genome shotgun sequence genomic DNA includes:
- the Lcn12 gene encoding epididymal-specific lipocalin-12 isoform X2: MKEQVSEQASPIITPQSGMSFWSLVAAGMGPWWALWLILILPQIPEGQTPAKPQGFPQLTSFENDKFQGEWFVHGLAGNAYKREHRALLNPYIALFELKDNSCFQVTNTMTRGKRCDTWSYTLIPATKPGEFTMENKGTGTDREDVQVIETDYTNFALLLSLRTTSSQTITRVSLLDWLPDPNIC; encoded by the exons ATGAAGGAACaggtttctgagcaagcttcacCAATAATCACTCCTCAGTCAGGCATGTCCTTCTGGAGCCTAGTCGCTGCTGGGATGGGCCCTTGGTGGGCGCTGTGGCTGATCCTTATCCTTCCCCAAATCCCGGAGGGCCAGACTCCAGCCAAGCCTCAAGGCTTCCCCCAGCTGACGAGCTTTGAAAATGACAAG TTTCAGGGAGAATGGTTTGTCCATGGTTTGGCGGGTAACGCCTACAAGAGAGAGCACCGGGCCTTGCTGAATCCCTACATCGCGTTGTTTGAGCTAAAAGACAACAGCTGTTTTCAGGTGACCAACACCATGACTCG GGGCAAGCGCTGTGACACTTGGTCCTATACCCTGATCCCAGCAACCAAACCTGGGGAGTTCACCATGGAAAACAAAG GGACTGGAACAGACAGAGAAGATGTGCAGGTGATCGAGACAGACTATACCAACTTCGCCCTGCTGCTGTCCCTCAGGACAACAAGCAGCCAGACCATCACCAGGGTCAGCCTTCTGG ACTGGTTACCTGATCCAAACATCTGCTGA
- the Lcn12 gene encoding epididymal-specific lipocalin-12 isoform X3 encodes MKEQVSEQASPIITPQSGMSFWSLVAAGMGPWWALWLILILPQIPEGQTPAKPQGFPQLTSFENDKVQGFQRGKRCDTWSYTLIPATKPGEFTMENKGTGTDREDVQVIETDYTNFALLLSLRTTSSQTITRVSLLGRSWRLPHKTIDRFICLTRTQNLTKNNFIFPDVTDWLPDPNIC; translated from the exons ATGAAGGAACaggtttctgagcaagcttcacCAATAATCACTCCTCAGTCAGGCATGTCCTTCTGGAGCCTAGTCGCTGCTGGGATGGGCCCTTGGTGGGCGCTGTGGCTGATCCTTATCCTTCCCCAAATCCCGGAGGGCCAGACTCCAGCCAAGCCTCAAGGCTTCCCCCAGCTGACGAGCTTTGAAAATGACAAGGTACAGGGCTTTCAAAG GGGCAAGCGCTGTGACACTTGGTCCTATACCCTGATCCCAGCAACCAAACCTGGGGAGTTCACCATGGAAAACAAAG GGACTGGAACAGACAGAGAAGATGTGCAGGTGATCGAGACAGACTATACCAACTTCGCCCTGCTGCTGTCCCTCAGGACAACAAGCAGCCAGACCATCACCAGGGTCAGCCTTCTGG gcagaagctggaggcttCCTCATAAGACGATAGACAGGTTCATCTGCCTGACCAGAACCCAGAACCTCACCAAGAATAACTTCATCTTCCCTGATGTGACTG ACTGGTTACCTGATCCAAACATCTGCTGA
- the Fbxw5 gene encoding F-box/WD repeat-containing protein 5 isoform X1, translating to MSGAPGHQSLPGVGSAEAWAQSSHWWVSGPSGQNVTMDEGGMPLLPDSLVYQIFLSLDPADVLTAGLVCRQWQAVSRDEFLWREQFYRYYHVARDVPRHPAATSWYEEFRRLYDMVPCVEVQTLKEHTDQVLHLSFSHSGYQFASCSKDCTVKIWNNDLTISLLHSADMRPYNWSYTQFSQFNQDDSLLLASGVFLGPHNSSSGEIAVISLDSFVLLSRVRNKPYDVFGCWLTETSLISGNLHRIGDITSCSVLWLNNAFQDVESENVNVVKRLFKIQNLNASTIRTVMVADCSRFDSPDLLLDADDQPGLPCRVFDLGGDSEEEEDPDPGVHTSGSGHVKEGLRRMLDSMLDGHAQLSDCALETKVAELLAQSHTKPPESSDADTRNKYLIFTTGCLTYSPHQIGIKQILPHQMTTAGPVLGEGRGSDAFFDALDHVIDVHGHIIGMGLSPDNRYLYVNSRAWPPGSVVADPMQPPPIAEEIDLLVFDLKTMREVKRALRAHRAYTPNDECFFIFLDVSRDFVASGAEDRHGYIWDRHYNICLAKLRHEDVVNSVAFSPQEQELLLTASDDATIKAWRSPRTVRVLQAPRPRPRPFFSWFTSHRR from the exons ATGTCTGGAGCACCAGGCCATCAGTCTCTCCCTGGGGTTGGGAGTGCAGAGGCCTGGGCTCAGAGCAGCCACTGGTGGGTTTCAGGACCGTCTGGGCAGAATGTCACGATGGACGAGGGGGGCATGCCCCTGCTCCCcgacagcctggtctaccagaTCTTCCTGAGCCTGGACCCTGCAGATGTGCTGACTGCTGGGCTGGTGTGCCGCCAGTGGCAGGCTGTGTCCCGGGATGAGTTCTTATGGAGGGAGCAGTTCTACCGTTACTACCATGTGGCTCGAGATGTGCCCCGCCATCCAG CGGCCACGTCCTGGTATGAGGAGTTCCGACGGCTCTATGACATGGTACCCTGTGTGGAGGTGCAGACACTGAAGGAGCACACCGACCAGGTCCTGCACCTCAGCTTTTCCCACTCAGGGTACCAGTTTGCTTCCTGCTCCAAGGACTGCACTGTGAAG ATCTGGAACAACGACCTGACCATCTCCCTGCTGCACAGTGCAGATATGAGGCCATACAACTGGAGCTACACCCAGTTCTCCCAGTTCAACCAAGATGACTCACTGCTGCTGGCCTCCGGGGTGTTCCTGGGGCCACACAACTCCTCCTCAGGCGAGATAGCTGTCATCAGCCTAG ACTCCTTCGTCCTGCTGTCCCGTGTGCGAAACAAGCCCTACGATGTGTTTGGCTGCTGGCTCACAGAAACCAGCCTCATTTCGGGGAACCTGCACCGCATCGGAGATATCACCTCCTGTTCAGTGCTGTGGCTCAACAATGCCTTCCAG GATGTGGAGTCAGAGAACGTGAACGTGGTAAAGCGGCTCTTTAAGATCCAGAACCTCAATGCTAGCACCATCCGTACAGTAATGGTGGCTGACTGCAGCCGCTTTGATAGCCCGGACCTCCTGCTGGATGCTGACGACCAGCCTGGGCTCCCCTGCCGAGTCTTTGACCTAGGTGGGGACAGCGAAGAGGAAGAGGACCCTGACCCGGGTGTGCACACCTCTGGTTCTGGCCATGTCAAGGAAGGTTTGCGGCGCATGTTGGATAGCATGTTGGATGGACATGCACAGCTATCAGATTGTGCACTGGAGACCAAGGTGGCTGAGCTGCTGGCTCAGAGCCACACCAAGCCCCCCGAGTCTAGTGATGCTGACACCAGGAACAAGTACCTCATCTTCACCACTGGCTGCCTCACCTACTCACCACATCAGATCG GCATCAAACAGATCCTGCCACACCAGATGACCACAGCAGGGCCTGTGCTGGGTGAGGGCCGGGGCTCCGATGCCTTCTTTGATGCACTGGACCATGTCATTGACGTGCATGGGCACATCATTGGCATGGGCCTGTCTCCTGATAACAG GTACCTGTATGTGAACAGCCGTGCCTGGCCTCCTGGCTCAGTGGTAGCTGATCCCATGCAGCCGCCACCCATTGCAGAGGAGATCGACCTGCTGGTGTTTGACCTCAAGACCATGCGGGAGGTGAAGCGGGCTCTGCGAGCGCACCGTGCCTACACCCCCAATGACGAGTGCTTCTTCATCTTCCTGGATGTCAGCAGGGATTTTGTGGCCAG TGGGGCTGAAGATCGGCATGGCTATATCTGGGACCGCCACTACAACATCTGCCTAGCCAAGCTGCGGCACGAGGATGTGGTCAACTCGGTGGCCTTTAGCCCCCAGGAGCAGGAGCTCCTGTTGACAGCCAGCGACGATGCCACTATCAAAGCCTGGCGTTCACCACGCACTGTCCGTGTCCTCCAGGCCCCGCGCCCACGCCCACGCCCCTTCTTCTCTTGGTTTACCAGCCACAGGCGCTGA
- the Lcn12 gene encoding epididymal-specific lipocalin-12 isoform X1 gives MKEQVSEQASPIITPQSGMSFWSLVAAGMGPWWALWLILILPQIPEGQTPAKPQGFPQLTSFENDKFQGEWFVHGLAGNAYKREHRALLNPYIALFELKDNSCFQVTNTMTRGKRCDTWSYTLIPATKPGEFTMENKGTGTDREDVQVIETDYTNFALLLSLRTTSSQTITRVSLLGRSWRLPHKTIDRFICLTRTQNLTKNNFIFPDVTDWLPDPNIC, from the exons ATGAAGGAACaggtttctgagcaagcttcacCAATAATCACTCCTCAGTCAGGCATGTCCTTCTGGAGCCTAGTCGCTGCTGGGATGGGCCCTTGGTGGGCGCTGTGGCTGATCCTTATCCTTCCCCAAATCCCGGAGGGCCAGACTCCAGCCAAGCCTCAAGGCTTCCCCCAGCTGACGAGCTTTGAAAATGACAAG TTTCAGGGAGAATGGTTTGTCCATGGTTTGGCGGGTAACGCCTACAAGAGAGAGCACCGGGCCTTGCTGAATCCCTACATCGCGTTGTTTGAGCTAAAAGACAACAGCTGTTTTCAGGTGACCAACACCATGACTCG GGGCAAGCGCTGTGACACTTGGTCCTATACCCTGATCCCAGCAACCAAACCTGGGGAGTTCACCATGGAAAACAAAG GGACTGGAACAGACAGAGAAGATGTGCAGGTGATCGAGACAGACTATACCAACTTCGCCCTGCTGCTGTCCCTCAGGACAACAAGCAGCCAGACCATCACCAGGGTCAGCCTTCTGG gcagaagctggaggcttCCTCATAAGACGATAGACAGGTTCATCTGCCTGACCAGAACCCAGAACCTCACCAAGAATAACTTCATCTTCCCTGATGTGACTG ACTGGTTACCTGATCCAAACATCTGCTGA
- the C8g gene encoding complement component C8 gamma chain isoform X2: MFAGTWLLVAVGSACRFLQEQGHRAEATTLHTAPQGTAMVVSTFRKLDGICWQVRQLFEDTGVPGRFLLRGTRGPVHVVVAETDYQSFAILYLEKARKLTVKLYARSLPVSDSVLSVFEQRVRAANLTEHQIFFFPKYGFCETADQFHILNEVRR; this comes from the exons ATG TTTGCAGGGACGTGGCTCCTTGTGGCTGTGGGCTCTGCATGCCGCTTTCTTCAGGAGCAGGGCCACCGGGCCGAGGCCACCACATTGCACACAGCTCCCCAGGGTACAGCTATGGTCGTCAGTACCTTCCGAAAGCT AGATGGGATCTGTTGGCAGGTACGCCAACTCTTTGAAGACACAGGGGTCCCCGGCCGCTTCTTGCTCCGAG GGACCCGTGGGCCAGTGCATGTGGTTGTCGCTGAGACTGACTACCAGAGCTTTGCCATCCTGTATCTGGAGAAGGCAAGGAAGCTGACTGTGAAACTCTATG CCCGCTCACTACCCGTGAGTGACTCTGTCCTGAGTGTGTTTGAGCAGCGAGTCAGAGCAGCCAACCTGACAGAACACCAGATCTTTTTCTTTCCCAAGTATG GTTTCTGCGAGACTGCGGACCAGTTCCACATCCTGAATG AGGTTCGGAGATGA
- the Fbxw5 gene encoding F-box/WD repeat-containing protein 5 isoform X2 — MDEGGMPLLPDSLVYQIFLSLDPADVLTAGLVCRQWQAVSRDEFLWREQFYRYYHVARDVPRHPAATSWYEEFRRLYDMVPCVEVQTLKEHTDQVLHLSFSHSGYQFASCSKDCTVKIWNNDLTISLLHSADMRPYNWSYTQFSQFNQDDSLLLASGVFLGPHNSSSGEIAVISLDSFVLLSRVRNKPYDVFGCWLTETSLISGNLHRIGDITSCSVLWLNNAFQDVESENVNVVKRLFKIQNLNASTIRTVMVADCSRFDSPDLLLDADDQPGLPCRVFDLGGDSEEEEDPDPGVHTSGSGHVKEGLRRMLDSMLDGHAQLSDCALETKVAELLAQSHTKPPESSDADTRNKYLIFTTGCLTYSPHQIGIKQILPHQMTTAGPVLGEGRGSDAFFDALDHVIDVHGHIIGMGLSPDNRYLYVNSRAWPPGSVVADPMQPPPIAEEIDLLVFDLKTMREVKRALRAHRAYTPNDECFFIFLDVSRDFVASGAEDRHGYIWDRHYNICLAKLRHEDVVNSVAFSPQEQELLLTASDDATIKAWRSPRTVRVLQAPRPRPRPFFSWFTSHRR, encoded by the exons ATGGACGAGGGGGGCATGCCCCTGCTCCCcgacagcctggtctaccagaTCTTCCTGAGCCTGGACCCTGCAGATGTGCTGACTGCTGGGCTGGTGTGCCGCCAGTGGCAGGCTGTGTCCCGGGATGAGTTCTTATGGAGGGAGCAGTTCTACCGTTACTACCATGTGGCTCGAGATGTGCCCCGCCATCCAG CGGCCACGTCCTGGTATGAGGAGTTCCGACGGCTCTATGACATGGTACCCTGTGTGGAGGTGCAGACACTGAAGGAGCACACCGACCAGGTCCTGCACCTCAGCTTTTCCCACTCAGGGTACCAGTTTGCTTCCTGCTCCAAGGACTGCACTGTGAAG ATCTGGAACAACGACCTGACCATCTCCCTGCTGCACAGTGCAGATATGAGGCCATACAACTGGAGCTACACCCAGTTCTCCCAGTTCAACCAAGATGACTCACTGCTGCTGGCCTCCGGGGTGTTCCTGGGGCCACACAACTCCTCCTCAGGCGAGATAGCTGTCATCAGCCTAG ACTCCTTCGTCCTGCTGTCCCGTGTGCGAAACAAGCCCTACGATGTGTTTGGCTGCTGGCTCACAGAAACCAGCCTCATTTCGGGGAACCTGCACCGCATCGGAGATATCACCTCCTGTTCAGTGCTGTGGCTCAACAATGCCTTCCAG GATGTGGAGTCAGAGAACGTGAACGTGGTAAAGCGGCTCTTTAAGATCCAGAACCTCAATGCTAGCACCATCCGTACAGTAATGGTGGCTGACTGCAGCCGCTTTGATAGCCCGGACCTCCTGCTGGATGCTGACGACCAGCCTGGGCTCCCCTGCCGAGTCTTTGACCTAGGTGGGGACAGCGAAGAGGAAGAGGACCCTGACCCGGGTGTGCACACCTCTGGTTCTGGCCATGTCAAGGAAGGTTTGCGGCGCATGTTGGATAGCATGTTGGATGGACATGCACAGCTATCAGATTGTGCACTGGAGACCAAGGTGGCTGAGCTGCTGGCTCAGAGCCACACCAAGCCCCCCGAGTCTAGTGATGCTGACACCAGGAACAAGTACCTCATCTTCACCACTGGCTGCCTCACCTACTCACCACATCAGATCG GCATCAAACAGATCCTGCCACACCAGATGACCACAGCAGGGCCTGTGCTGGGTGAGGGCCGGGGCTCCGATGCCTTCTTTGATGCACTGGACCATGTCATTGACGTGCATGGGCACATCATTGGCATGGGCCTGTCTCCTGATAACAG GTACCTGTATGTGAACAGCCGTGCCTGGCCTCCTGGCTCAGTGGTAGCTGATCCCATGCAGCCGCCACCCATTGCAGAGGAGATCGACCTGCTGGTGTTTGACCTCAAGACCATGCGGGAGGTGAAGCGGGCTCTGCGAGCGCACCGTGCCTACACCCCCAATGACGAGTGCTTCTTCATCTTCCTGGATGTCAGCAGGGATTTTGTGGCCAG TGGGGCTGAAGATCGGCATGGCTATATCTGGGACCGCCACTACAACATCTGCCTAGCCAAGCTGCGGCACGAGGATGTGGTCAACTCGGTGGCCTTTAGCCCCCAGGAGCAGGAGCTCCTGTTGACAGCCAGCGACGATGCCACTATCAAAGCCTGGCGTTCACCACGCACTGTCCGTGTCCTCCAGGCCCCGCGCCCACGCCCACGCCCCTTCTTCTCTTGGTTTACCAGCCACAGGCGCTGA
- the C8g gene encoding complement component C8 gamma chain isoform X1 has protein sequence MLSPGAVLFFTLLLTTSSLGQRARKPSGSTSPISTIQAQANFNAQQFAGTWLLVAVGSACRFLQEQGHRAEATTLHTAPQGTAMVVSTFRKLDGICWQVRQLFEDTGVPGRFLLRGTRGPVHVVVAETDYQSFAILYLEKARKLTVKLYARSLPVSDSVLSVFEQRVRAANLTEHQIFFFPKYGFCETADQFHILNEVRR, from the exons ATGCTGTCCCCTGGGGCAGTGTTATTCTTCACCCTGCTCTTGACAACCAGTTCGCTGGGCCAAAGGGCTCGGAAGCCCTCTGGGTCTACATCCCCCATCAGCACCATCCAGGCCCAGGCCAATTTCaatgctcagcag TTTGCAGGGACGTGGCTCCTTGTGGCTGTGGGCTCTGCATGCCGCTTTCTTCAGGAGCAGGGCCACCGGGCCGAGGCCACCACATTGCACACAGCTCCCCAGGGTACAGCTATGGTCGTCAGTACCTTCCGAAAGCT AGATGGGATCTGTTGGCAGGTACGCCAACTCTTTGAAGACACAGGGGTCCCCGGCCGCTTCTTGCTCCGAG GGACCCGTGGGCCAGTGCATGTGGTTGTCGCTGAGACTGACTACCAGAGCTTTGCCATCCTGTATCTGGAGAAGGCAAGGAAGCTGACTGTGAAACTCTATG CCCGCTCACTACCCGTGAGTGACTCTGTCCTGAGTGTGTTTGAGCAGCGAGTCAGAGCAGCCAACCTGACAGAACACCAGATCTTTTTCTTTCCCAAGTATG GTTTCTGCGAGACTGCGGACCAGTTCCACATCCTGAATG AGGTTCGGAGATGA